DNA from Scheffersomyces stipitis CBS 6054 chromosome 1, whole genome shotgun sequence:
TAGTTGCAAATTTTGCCAGGACCGCGGGGCGGGCAGTCCACTGTAAAACTACCCTGACCGCCTAAAGAGCAATCCATCCCTGAACTGAAATTTCCTTGCGGGATATTCTTGGTTTGTCGATGTAAAGGATAAATAAACGGGACAATGAACAAGCCACATTATCAACACCCCATTTATTATATCGGCACCTTTATGCCATGCACTCCGCAGATTGTTTTAACCTTGCATGTCAATCGTACTGACAAATAAATATATGGATTGAGCTTCCATCTTGATTTGTGCCTGGAAAAATGCAATCTTTCGAACAGTTAATATGTTTGCAATAGGAGAAAAATCATGAAATTTAGCATTAGAAGTTGTTACAAATGCCAACTATAAATTATGATTAGTAATGGCTCTCGGGCGGCGACTATTTCTTCCATCTTGGGTTACATGTATTCGTCGATATGAATTATGACAACCTTTTATTTCACTTAATAAATTTTTTACACAATGTTAAAATGTTTTATTAGAACTTCTTAAAATAAAATGCTGCCTGTTAATTGACCATTAGTATTTAATGCAATTTTTAATGATTTGCTTAGAAAATAATATGTCTATGCAATTTGATTGACAACAGCTAgctgtttcttgaattccAGCATTTCCTACCGAATTAGTAAAGCAAAACATAGATAGAGAAtaaaaaaagaaatcatGATTGAGCTATTGTTAGACAGAAGTCTCCAACTAGCTCTACCATGAAGTCTTCCACCGAAACTTCTGAAGTATTAGATTCCGGTCCACTTTTTTATATGTTCTTTTGAACAAGCTCCCAGTACTTTCAGGCTATTCCACAATATGATTAAGATATTCTACGAATTTATAAACAAATCAATTTTGAAAGTGCCGATGGTTTCCAAAGTCAGATATATTTGTTGCACTTAAAACCTAAATTTTGTAATTAGAACATATATTGTCAACTGAATATTTCTCCAAATGAAAGTCTAACACCAGATGATTGGTCTAGAAGGGTTAATTCAGTAATATCTACCATTTTTTTAAAACCACAAAGTTTGTCATTACACTCTCAGCTTCAACACCTAACGAAATTATCTACAACCCCAACCAGTAGAAAGTCTTGGAGGTAGCAAATTCACCTTCAACAATAATGTTGTCTGAACTGTTACCTACCAATACCTTGTAAGTATCTTTTGTGGATTCCCATTTGCTAAAGTAACCATTCCAGTAAGAAGTAGCCTCTTTGATGGAGATCTTGACTTCGACAGACTTCGTTTCACCAGCCTTCAAGAAGACCTTACCgaattctttcaattctttgacaGGTCTGATGACACTTGGGTTAGATTGTTCAATGTAGACTTGAACTGTCTCAGAACCATCTACAGAACCGGTGTTGGTGACCTTGACGCTAACAGTAACGTTTTCGTCATCGGCTGCAACAGACAAGTCCTTGAAGTCGAAAGTGGTGTAGGATAAACCGAAACCGAATGGGAACAAAACATCCTGCTTAACCTTCTCGTAGTATCTGTATCCCACAAAGATGTCTTCACCATACCAGACCTGACCGTTGATGGAACCATAGTTGAGGTACGAAGGAGtgtcttcaagtttctttGGGAATGACATAGACAACTTACCAGATGGGTTGACATCACCAAACAATACATCAGCAATGGTGTTACCCAATTCGTTACCACCGTACCAAGCGTGGACCAAAGCTGGAACTTTTTCAGCCCATGGCATAGTTACTGGAGAACCAGATTGGTTAACGATGACgacattcttgttgaccttcaagacttcttcaatcaactgGTTAGTGGCACCTGGAATGTCCATGTCTGATCTGTCGAAACCCTCAGATTCCCATTCTTTGGAGAGGCCAACAACCAAGATGACCTTGTCAACAGACTTGGCAAGTTCAATGGCCTTGGTGAGTTCAGTTTCTTGTGGAGAGTCAATTCTGAAACCGAAAAAGGCAcctccaatttcttgagtCGGATCCAAGGTATATGTTGGAGCAGTACCAAACTCACACTTAACATGGTATTTTTTGCCCTTTTCCAAATGGACAGTacctctttcttctcttgttccCATAgctaagaagaaggcatcCCCTTTCGTTTGCTTGGTCTTGTTGTCGACAACTAATTTACCGTCAACAAAGACTTGAGCAGTACCCATAACTGAAGCACCAAATTCATAATCAGCAGTTTCCTCAGGAGTAAAGTAACCTTCAAAATCAGCGTAGAACAACACTTCGCCTGGTGCCAATTCAGGGTCTTTAAAGTCGAAAAGACAGAGCTTagttgttggaagaaaacgTTCAGCAAACTGTTGTCTGTCCTTGGTTCCCGGAGCAGTTTTGTAGAACTTGGCAGTGACACCCTTTTCACCTTTGTCGTTTTCTAAGATGTCACCAACATCAGGCATGTTCTTATCTAAGAAAGCACCTAAGGAGTATTCCAACGAA
Protein-coding regions in this window:
- the BGL6 gene encoding beta-glucosidase; protein product: MGAQELDIEYLIKELTLPEKISLLAGKDFWHTFPIERLNIPSIRVSDGPNGIRGTKFFNSVPSNCFPCGTGLAATFNKDLWVEAGELMGKEAKMKGAHVILGPTSNIVRSPLGGRAFESYSEDPLLSGHAASNIIKGIQNENVVACLKHFVCNDQEDDRRGVDTLLTDRALREIYLKPFQIALRDSEPGALMTSYNKIRGIHVSESKELMQDILRDEYKYEGTTMSDWLGTNSTKAALDAGVNLEMPGPARFRTQLQVTHEIQSKRIHAQTIDDNVRGVLKLINRALKAGIPDDVVESANEDPASSELLRKVGDESIVLLKNEGNILPLSKTSVAGQEKIAVIGPNVKAAQDSGGGSASLTARYKVTPWEGIKKKIEEGGNTVSLEYSLGAFLDKNMPDVGDILENDKGEKGVTAKFYKTAPGTKDRQQFAERFLPTTKLCLFDFKDPELAPGEVLFYADFEGYFTPEETADYEFGASVMGTAQVFVDGKLVVDNKTKQTKGDAFFLAMGTREERGTVHLEKGKKYHVKCEFGTAPTYTLDPTQEIGGAFFGFRIDSPQETELTKAIELAKSVDKVILVVGLSKEWESEGFDRSDMDIPGATNQLIEEVLKVNKNVVIVNQSGSPVTMPWAEKVPALVHAWYGGNELGNTIADVLFGDVNPSGKLSMSFPKKLEDTPSYLNYGSINGQVWYGEDIFVGYRYYEKVKQDVLFPFGFGLSYTTFDFKDLSVAADDENVTVSVKVTNTGSVDGSETVQVYIEQSNPSVIRPVKELKEFGKVFLKAGETKSVEVKISIKEATSYWNGYFSKWESTKDTYKVLVGNSSDNIIVEGEFATSKTFYWLGL